From Aricia agestis chromosome 11, ilAriAges1.1, whole genome shotgun sequence, a single genomic window includes:
- the LOC121731773 gene encoding DNA repair protein RAD51 homolog 4: MNKITAGDHLLLTRRIQKVLSQNNVTTILEFLCEDAEKLSIITKLPLSQIVEIRNSFLTAYSAPVKSGTDLFLQSVISKKFMLCSGIPKLDLILSGGFLIGQISEICGLAGSGKTQICMQIAINCAKMPEKTVLYIDTKGDFSATHIQKGLHLNGLSYKEMAEVMLKIKIINIWTLQDLVDFMKNLNTNEAAVNNLAVIIVDSLPALMFQHFGDNNKIGLTFLNTFVTFCHTLGRKLKVAVICVNIETRWVELDTTDIDDDEVTIDAKENVYVERRTRCLGKYWQHIPAILVHVEKKVEAKNGHHLIHVNVKKYNISPISVEECTLCIGNTGVT, encoded by the exons ATGAATAAAATAACAGCTGGAGATCATCTATTACTAACTAGAAGGATACAAAAAGTCCTGTCTCAAAATAATGTGACAactattttagaatttttatgtGAAGATGCAGAAAAATTgtcaattataacaaaattaccCTTATCACAAATAGTGGAAATCAGAAATTCTTTTCTCACTGCTTATTCTGCACCAGTTAAAAGTGGCACAGATCTGTTTTTGCAAAGTGTGATATCAAAAAAATTTATGTTATGTTCAGGTATACCAAA attGGATTTAATTTTATCTGGTGGGTTTCTAATCGGACAAATTTCTGAAATATGTGGGTTAGCTGGTTCTGGGAAAACACAAATTTGTATGCAGATAGCAATTAATTGTGCCAAGATGCCAGAGAAAACTGTactttatattgatactaaagGTGATTTCTCCGCAACCCATATTCAAAAAGGGCTTCATTTGAATGGGTTGTCTTATAAG GAAATGGCAGAAGTAatgctgaaaataaaaataatcaacaTTTGGACTTTACAAGACCTAGTCGATTTTATGAAAAACTTAAATACAAATGAGGCAGCTGTGAACAATTTAGCTGTAATAATTGTGGATTCTTTACCAGCGTTGATGTTTCAACATTTCGGTGATAACAATAAGATTG gtttaaCTTTCCTCAACACTTTTGTAACTTTTTGCCATACACTTGGAAGGAAACTAAAGGTTGCTGTTATTTGTGTCAATATTGAAACAAGATGGGTTGAACTGGATACTACAGATATTGATG ATGATGAAGTAACAATAGATGCTAAGGAGAATGTCTATGTGGAAAGAAGGACCCGCTGCTTAGGCAAATACTGGCAACACATTCCGGCTATACTTGTGCATGTAGAAAAGAAAGTGGAAGCAAAAAATGGTCATCACCTTATACATGTTAatgtaaaaaagtataatatttcacCTATATCTGTCGAGGAATGCACATTATGTATTGGTAATACAGGAGTTACATGA
- the LOC121731770 gene encoding TRPL translocation defect protein 14 isoform X1, whose protein sequence is MANQPQKIVYKLVLTGGPCGGKTTGQSRLSTFFENLGWKVFRVPETATVLLSGGIKFADLSPDEAVKFQENLLKTMIQIENTFFELGRTCQRNCLIICDRGAMDASAFISKETWESMLHANNWHSVELRDNRYNHIVHMVTAANGAEDFYSTEDHACRSEGMELARELDYKAAAAWIGHPYFDVIDNSSDFDKKMNRLIACVCQRVGIDTGDRLNVNSKKRKFLVKTPLVPDSEFPPFQDFDVVHNYLQSDYRKAQVRLRKRGQKGHWSYIHTMRKLHPTNGQSVEIRTQLTHRDYLNMLPQRDDAHFTIFKKRRCFIHENQYYQLDIYRQPTHPRCRGLVLLETYSAAYDQDALLASLPKFLVIEKEVTGDPAYSMYNLSLKEDWKTSTKYYAGSDANGRGKHITNGHSTHKCNGHAKVNGHVGKENGHVDKVNEHSCNGHAAVNGHGPMNGHSEEAKSSREQNGHNNVKLTNGIDARTPLKT, encoded by the exons atGGCAAATCAGCCGCAAAAGATTGTGTATAAACTGGTACTAACTGGTG GGCCTTGCGGTGGCAAAACAACGGGGCAATCGCGTTTGAGCACGTTCTTCGAAAATCTAGGATGGAAG GTGTTCCGGGTGCCGGAAACGGCTACTGTCCTTCTAAG cGGAGGCATCAAGTTTGCAGATCTCAGCCCAGATGAAG CGGTGAAGTTTCAAGAGAATCTGTTGAAGACCATGATTCAGATTGAGAACACTTTCTTCGAGTTGGGGCGAACGTGTCAGAGGAATTGCCTCATCATTTGCGACAGAGGAGCCATGGATGCCAGTGCAT TTATATCGAAGGAGACTTGGGAGTCGATGCTGCATGCCAACAACTGGCACTCCGTGGAGTTGCGCGACAACAGATACAACCACATCGTACACATGGTGACTGCGGCGAATGGCGCTGAGGACTTCTACTCCACTGAG GACCACGCATGCCGGTCGGAGGGTATGGAGTTGGCTCGGGAGCTGGACTACAAAGCGGCAGCAGCGTGGATCGGCCACCCGTACTTCGACGTGATCGACAACTCCAGCGATTTCGACAAGAAGATGAACCGCCTCATCGCCTGTGTCTGCCAAAGAGTCGGCATCGACACCGGAGACAGATTGAACGTCAACTCCAAGAAGCGCAAGTTCCTCGTCAAGACGCCGCTCGTGCCCGACTCGGAGTTCCCTCCCTTCCAAGACTTCGACGTCGTACACAATTATCTGCAGAGCGACTACCGCAAGGCGCAAGTCAGGCTGCGCAAGCGCGGGCAGAAGGGCCACTGGTCGTATATCCACACGATGCGCAAACTCCACCCCACCAACGGCCAGTCGGTGGAGATCAGGACGCAGCTCACTCACCGCGACTACCTGAACATGCTGCCCCAGCGGGACGACGCCCATTTCACCATCTTCAAGAAACGCCGCTGCTTCATACACGAGAACCAATACTACCAGCTCGACATTTACAGACAACCTACACATCCCAG GTGCCGGGGTTTAGTACTGCTAGAAACATACAGTGCAGCATACGACCAAGACGCACTTCTCGCAAGTTTACCAAAGTTCCTAGTTATTGAAAAGGAGGTGACCGGTGACCCGGCATACTCCATGTACAATCTGTCGCTGAAGGAAGACTGGAAGACCTCGACAAAATACTACGCGGGCTCTGACGCCAATG GGCGAGGTAAACACATTACCAATGGTCATAGTACACACAAATGTAATGGACATGCCAAAGTTAATGGTCATGTGGGGAAGGAGAATGGCCATGTTGATAAAGTAAATGAACACAGCTGCAACGGACATGCAGCGGTTAACGGTCATGGACCCATGAATGGACACAGCGAAGAAGCAAAATCCTCGAGAGAACAGAATGGACACAATAACGTCAAGCTTACCAATGGCATTGATGCCAGGACGcctttaaaaacataa
- the LOC121731770 gene encoding TRPL translocation defect protein 14 isoform X3 yields MANQPQKIVYKLVLTGGPCGGKTTGQSRLSTFFENLGWKVFRVPETATVLLSGGIKFADLSPDEAVKFQENLLKTMIQIENTFFELGRTCQRNCLIICDRGAMDASAFISKETWESMLHANNWHSVELRDNRYNHIVHMVTAANGAEDFYSTEDHACRSEGMELARELDYKAAAAWIGHPYFDVIDNSSDFDKKMNRLIACVCQRVGIDTGDRLNVNSKKRKFLVKTPLVPDSEFPPFQDFDVVHNYLQSDYRKAQVRLRKRGQKGHWSYIHTMRKLHPTNGQSVEIRTQLTHRDYLNMLPQRDDAHFTIFKKRRCFIHENQYYQLDIYRQPTHPRCRGLVLLETYSAAYDQDALLASLPKFLVIEKEVTGDPAYSMYNLSLKEDWKTSTKYYAGSDANDSNGDNLVGCSCSDKSTSDH; encoded by the exons atGGCAAATCAGCCGCAAAAGATTGTGTATAAACTGGTACTAACTGGTG GGCCTTGCGGTGGCAAAACAACGGGGCAATCGCGTTTGAGCACGTTCTTCGAAAATCTAGGATGGAAG GTGTTCCGGGTGCCGGAAACGGCTACTGTCCTTCTAAG cGGAGGCATCAAGTTTGCAGATCTCAGCCCAGATGAAG CGGTGAAGTTTCAAGAGAATCTGTTGAAGACCATGATTCAGATTGAGAACACTTTCTTCGAGTTGGGGCGAACGTGTCAGAGGAATTGCCTCATCATTTGCGACAGAGGAGCCATGGATGCCAGTGCAT TTATATCGAAGGAGACTTGGGAGTCGATGCTGCATGCCAACAACTGGCACTCCGTGGAGTTGCGCGACAACAGATACAACCACATCGTACACATGGTGACTGCGGCGAATGGCGCTGAGGACTTCTACTCCACTGAG GACCACGCATGCCGGTCGGAGGGTATGGAGTTGGCTCGGGAGCTGGACTACAAAGCGGCAGCAGCGTGGATCGGCCACCCGTACTTCGACGTGATCGACAACTCCAGCGATTTCGACAAGAAGATGAACCGCCTCATCGCCTGTGTCTGCCAAAGAGTCGGCATCGACACCGGAGACAGATTGAACGTCAACTCCAAGAAGCGCAAGTTCCTCGTCAAGACGCCGCTCGTGCCCGACTCGGAGTTCCCTCCCTTCCAAGACTTCGACGTCGTACACAATTATCTGCAGAGCGACTACCGCAAGGCGCAAGTCAGGCTGCGCAAGCGCGGGCAGAAGGGCCACTGGTCGTATATCCACACGATGCGCAAACTCCACCCCACCAACGGCCAGTCGGTGGAGATCAGGACGCAGCTCACTCACCGCGACTACCTGAACATGCTGCCCCAGCGGGACGACGCCCATTTCACCATCTTCAAGAAACGCCGCTGCTTCATACACGAGAACCAATACTACCAGCTCGACATTTACAGACAACCTACACATCCCAG GTGCCGGGGTTTAGTACTGCTAGAAACATACAGTGCAGCATACGACCAAGACGCACTTCTCGCAAGTTTACCAAAGTTCCTAGTTATTGAAAAGGAGGTGACCGGTGACCCGGCATACTCCATGTACAATCTGTCGCTGAAGGAAGACTGGAAGACCTCGACAAAATACTACGCGGGCTCTGACGCCAATG atTCCAATGGCGATAATCTGGTGGGGTGCTCGTGTTCTGATAAAAGTACGAGTGACCATTGA
- the LOC121731770 gene encoding TRPL translocation defect protein 14 isoform X2, with protein sequence MPNLNNKNLCDIVATPRVDVSEENCRSGCKRCTAAALVKAKLGNSAVKFQENLLKTMIQIENTFFELGRTCQRNCLIICDRGAMDASAFISKETWESMLHANNWHSVELRDNRYNHIVHMVTAANGAEDFYSTEDHACRSEGMELARELDYKAAAAWIGHPYFDVIDNSSDFDKKMNRLIACVCQRVGIDTGDRLNVNSKKRKFLVKTPLVPDSEFPPFQDFDVVHNYLQSDYRKAQVRLRKRGQKGHWSYIHTMRKLHPTNGQSVEIRTQLTHRDYLNMLPQRDDAHFTIFKKRRCFIHENQYYQLDIYRQPTHPRCRGLVLLETYSAAYDQDALLASLPKFLVIEKEVTGDPAYSMYNLSLKEDWKTSTKYYAGSDANGRGKHITNGHSTHKCNGHAKVNGHVGKENGHVDKVNEHSCNGHAAVNGHGPMNGHSEEAKSSREQNGHNNVKLTNGIDARTPLKT encoded by the exons ATGCCCAATTTGAACAATAAAAACCTTTGTGATATTGTAGCAACACCTCGAGTAGATGTGTCCGAGGAGAATTGTCGAAGCGGTTGCAAAAGGTGCACTGCTGCTGCGTTAGTGAAGGCGAAACTTGGTAACTCTG CGGTGAAGTTTCAAGAGAATCTGTTGAAGACCATGATTCAGATTGAGAACACTTTCTTCGAGTTGGGGCGAACGTGTCAGAGGAATTGCCTCATCATTTGCGACAGAGGAGCCATGGATGCCAGTGCAT TTATATCGAAGGAGACTTGGGAGTCGATGCTGCATGCCAACAACTGGCACTCCGTGGAGTTGCGCGACAACAGATACAACCACATCGTACACATGGTGACTGCGGCGAATGGCGCTGAGGACTTCTACTCCACTGAG GACCACGCATGCCGGTCGGAGGGTATGGAGTTGGCTCGGGAGCTGGACTACAAAGCGGCAGCAGCGTGGATCGGCCACCCGTACTTCGACGTGATCGACAACTCCAGCGATTTCGACAAGAAGATGAACCGCCTCATCGCCTGTGTCTGCCAAAGAGTCGGCATCGACACCGGAGACAGATTGAACGTCAACTCCAAGAAGCGCAAGTTCCTCGTCAAGACGCCGCTCGTGCCCGACTCGGAGTTCCCTCCCTTCCAAGACTTCGACGTCGTACACAATTATCTGCAGAGCGACTACCGCAAGGCGCAAGTCAGGCTGCGCAAGCGCGGGCAGAAGGGCCACTGGTCGTATATCCACACGATGCGCAAACTCCACCCCACCAACGGCCAGTCGGTGGAGATCAGGACGCAGCTCACTCACCGCGACTACCTGAACATGCTGCCCCAGCGGGACGACGCCCATTTCACCATCTTCAAGAAACGCCGCTGCTTCATACACGAGAACCAATACTACCAGCTCGACATTTACAGACAACCTACACATCCCAG GTGCCGGGGTTTAGTACTGCTAGAAACATACAGTGCAGCATACGACCAAGACGCACTTCTCGCAAGTTTACCAAAGTTCCTAGTTATTGAAAAGGAGGTGACCGGTGACCCGGCATACTCCATGTACAATCTGTCGCTGAAGGAAGACTGGAAGACCTCGACAAAATACTACGCGGGCTCTGACGCCAATG GGCGAGGTAAACACATTACCAATGGTCATAGTACACACAAATGTAATGGACATGCCAAAGTTAATGGTCATGTGGGGAAGGAGAATGGCCATGTTGATAAAGTAAATGAACACAGCTGCAACGGACATGCAGCGGTTAACGGTCATGGACCCATGAATGGACACAGCGAAGAAGCAAAATCCTCGAGAGAACAGAATGGACACAATAACGTCAAGCTTACCAATGGCATTGATGCCAGGACGcctttaaaaacataa
- the LOC121731770 gene encoding TRPL translocation defect protein 14 isoform X4, with amino-acid sequence MIQIENTFFELGRTCQRNCLIICDRGAMDASAFISKETWESMLHANNWHSVELRDNRYNHIVHMVTAANGAEDFYSTEDHACRSEGMELARELDYKAAAAWIGHPYFDVIDNSSDFDKKMNRLIACVCQRVGIDTGDRLNVNSKKRKFLVKTPLVPDSEFPPFQDFDVVHNYLQSDYRKAQVRLRKRGQKGHWSYIHTMRKLHPTNGQSVEIRTQLTHRDYLNMLPQRDDAHFTIFKKRRCFIHENQYYQLDIYRQPTHPRCRGLVLLETYSAAYDQDALLASLPKFLVIEKEVTGDPAYSMYNLSLKEDWKTSTKYYAGSDANGRGKHITNGHSTHKCNGHAKVNGHVGKENGHVDKVNEHSCNGHAAVNGHGPMNGHSEEAKSSREQNGHNNVKLTNGIDARTPLKT; translated from the exons ATGATTCAGATTGAGAACACTTTCTTCGAGTTGGGGCGAACGTGTCAGAGGAATTGCCTCATCATTTGCGACAGAGGAGCCATGGATGCCAGTGCAT TTATATCGAAGGAGACTTGGGAGTCGATGCTGCATGCCAACAACTGGCACTCCGTGGAGTTGCGCGACAACAGATACAACCACATCGTACACATGGTGACTGCGGCGAATGGCGCTGAGGACTTCTACTCCACTGAG GACCACGCATGCCGGTCGGAGGGTATGGAGTTGGCTCGGGAGCTGGACTACAAAGCGGCAGCAGCGTGGATCGGCCACCCGTACTTCGACGTGATCGACAACTCCAGCGATTTCGACAAGAAGATGAACCGCCTCATCGCCTGTGTCTGCCAAAGAGTCGGCATCGACACCGGAGACAGATTGAACGTCAACTCCAAGAAGCGCAAGTTCCTCGTCAAGACGCCGCTCGTGCCCGACTCGGAGTTCCCTCCCTTCCAAGACTTCGACGTCGTACACAATTATCTGCAGAGCGACTACCGCAAGGCGCAAGTCAGGCTGCGCAAGCGCGGGCAGAAGGGCCACTGGTCGTATATCCACACGATGCGCAAACTCCACCCCACCAACGGCCAGTCGGTGGAGATCAGGACGCAGCTCACTCACCGCGACTACCTGAACATGCTGCCCCAGCGGGACGACGCCCATTTCACCATCTTCAAGAAACGCCGCTGCTTCATACACGAGAACCAATACTACCAGCTCGACATTTACAGACAACCTACACATCCCAG GTGCCGGGGTTTAGTACTGCTAGAAACATACAGTGCAGCATACGACCAAGACGCACTTCTCGCAAGTTTACCAAAGTTCCTAGTTATTGAAAAGGAGGTGACCGGTGACCCGGCATACTCCATGTACAATCTGTCGCTGAAGGAAGACTGGAAGACCTCGACAAAATACTACGCGGGCTCTGACGCCAATG GGCGAGGTAAACACATTACCAATGGTCATAGTACACACAAATGTAATGGACATGCCAAAGTTAATGGTCATGTGGGGAAGGAGAATGGCCATGTTGATAAAGTAAATGAACACAGCTGCAACGGACATGCAGCGGTTAACGGTCATGGACCCATGAATGGACACAGCGAAGAAGCAAAATCCTCGAGAGAACAGAATGGACACAATAACGTCAAGCTTACCAATGGCATTGATGCCAGGACGcctttaaaaacataa